From a single Rodentibacter sp. JRC1 genomic region:
- a CDS encoding inorganic phosphate transporter has protein sequence MEIINQYGTWLVFITAAFGFFMAFGIGANDVSNSMGTSVGSGTITAKQAIIIALIFESAGAYLAGGEVTETIKSGVIDPMQFADTPDILALGMLSALFASGAWLCIATKMGWPVSGTHTIIGAIIGFACVTIGPGSVDWSNIGSIVGSWFVTPFVAGILAYAIFASTQKLIFDTDQPLKNAQKFGPYYMGITVFVLCIVTMTKGLKHVGLNLSNSETLVISSVISFIGIIFCHFYFRSKAFSKVATKGSFGAVEKIFSILMLLTACAMAFAHGSNDVANAIGPLSAVVTIVNEGGTIVSKAPLAWWILPLGALGIAVGLITMGQKVMATVGSGITDLTPSRGFAAQFATAMTVVVASGTGLPISTTQTLVGAILGIGFARGIAALNLTVIRNIISSWVVTLPAGAFFSIVIFYILRAIFH, from the coding sequence ATGGAAATTATTAATCAATACGGTACATGGCTGGTGTTTATTACGGCAGCGTTTGGTTTTTTTATGGCATTCGGTATTGGTGCCAATGATGTTTCCAACTCAATGGGAACCTCCGTGGGGTCCGGCACAATCACTGCAAAACAAGCCATTATTATCGCGCTTATTTTTGAATCAGCCGGTGCTTATCTTGCCGGTGGTGAAGTTACCGAAACTATTAAAAGCGGCGTAATTGATCCTATGCAATTTGCGGATACGCCGGATATTTTGGCATTAGGTATGCTTTCCGCCCTCTTTGCCTCCGGTGCTTGGTTGTGTATCGCAACCAAAATGGGTTGGCCGGTTTCCGGCACACATACGATTATCGGTGCAATTATCGGCTTTGCCTGTGTAACTATCGGACCGGGATCAGTAGATTGGTCAAACATTGGTAGCATTGTCGGAAGTTGGTTCGTGACCCCTTTTGTTGCCGGTATTTTAGCTTATGCTATTTTTGCCAGTACCCAAAAATTAATTTTCGATACGGATCAACCACTTAAAAACGCCCAAAAATTCGGTCCTTACTATATGGGGATAACGGTATTTGTGCTTTGTATCGTCACTATGACCAAAGGGTTAAAACACGTAGGCTTAAACCTTTCTAACAGTGAGACACTTGTAATTTCATCAGTAATCAGCTTTATCGGCATAATTTTTTGTCATTTCTATTTCCGCAGTAAAGCCTTTAGTAAAGTCGCGACAAAAGGTAGCTTTGGTGCGGTTGAAAAGATCTTTAGTATCTTAATGCTGTTAACTGCTTGCGCAATGGCTTTCGCTCACGGCTCCAACGATGTGGCGAATGCTATCGGCCCGCTTTCAGCCGTCGTTACCATCGTAAATGAAGGCGGTACAATCGTTTCAAAAGCACCTCTTGCATGGTGGATCTTACCGCTTGGGGCATTAGGTATTGCGGTGGGTTTAATCACTATGGGACAAAAAGTGATGGCAACCGTAGGCTCGGGTATCACCGATTTAACCCCAAGCCGTGGTTTTGCCGCACAATTTGCAACCGCAATGACCGTTGTTGTCGCCTCCGGTACAGGCCTACCGATCTCTACGACACAAACCCTTGTCGGTGCGATTTTAGGTATCGGTTTTGCTCGCGGTATTGCGGCATTAAACTTAACGGTTATTCGTAATATCATTAGTTCATGGGTGGTTACATTGCCTGCCGGAGCGTTCTTTTCAATCGTTATTTTTTATATTTTACGAGCGATCTTTCATTAA
- a CDS encoding TIGR04211 family SH3 domain-containing protein: MSTLTKLLLSSVLLGSAVSSAYAETQYVTENLNTYLRRGAGDQFKIAGAIQSGEQVNVLERQGKYSLIRDSKNREAWILTSELSSNPSSKLENPKLKAQIQELTLKLNHLDSDWQQRTVEMQRRTKQSEQQSSELLEQNSQLKRELEIIKNKNRDLEALLDAGKREIAIQWFIYGGSVLGVGLLLGLIIPHILPRRKRRDSWG; encoded by the coding sequence ATGTCAACACTGACTAAACTTTTACTTTCTAGTGTGTTACTCGGTTCGGCAGTAAGCTCCGCCTATGCGGAAACACAATATGTAACGGAAAATCTCAATACCTATCTTCGTCGCGGTGCGGGGGATCAATTTAAGATCGCAGGTGCAATCCAATCCGGCGAACAAGTGAATGTATTGGAACGACAAGGAAAATACAGTCTTATCCGTGATAGCAAAAACCGTGAGGCTTGGATTTTAACTTCAGAACTGAGCAGCAACCCAAGCAGTAAATTGGAAAACCCGAAGCTAAAAGCGCAAATTCAGGAATTGACATTAAAACTCAATCATTTAGACAGCGACTGGCAACAACGTACCGTTGAAATGCAGCGTCGTACTAAACAATCAGAGCAACAAAGCAGTGAATTACTTGAACAAAACTCTCAGCTTAAACGTGAACTAGAAATCATCAAAAACAAAAACCGTGATTTGGAAGCGTTACTTGATGCCGGTAAACGGGAAATTGCCATTCAATGGTTTATTTACGGCGGCTCAGTGTTGGGTGTCGGTTTACTACTCGGCTTAATCATCCCGCATATTTTACCAAGACGTAAACGTCGCGATAGCTGGGGTTAA
- a CDS encoding multifunctional CCA addition/repair protein — protein MEIYLVGGAVRDQLLGLPVKDRDWVVVGATPEILLSQGYQQVGKDFPVFLNPKTKEEYALARTERKSGSGYKGFICDFSPEITLAQDLIRRDLTINAMAQDAQGNIYDPYQGKTDLENRILRHISPAFAEDPLRVLRVARFAARFHHLGFQIAKETFQLMKQLTQSGELSYLTAERVWQETEKALTEKHPEIYFETLRKIGALNVLFPELDALYGIPNPVQHHPEIDSFVHTMLVLQQAVKLTQNQPKHYQSAVRFSAVCHDLGKALTPKEMLPHHYGHEKAGINPTRAFCKRFKVPTDYQELAELSCEYHTHIHKAFELRPETIIKLFNRFDVWRKPQRFQAFLLVCLADTRGRTGFEEREYPQIDYINTLLNIAANVDVQQVIADGFEKEGIRDELNRRRIKAVKETQKAYQLP, from the coding sequence ATGGAAATCTACTTAGTGGGCGGTGCAGTTCGAGATCAACTATTGGGCTTACCTGTAAAAGATCGCGATTGGGTTGTCGTGGGGGCGACACCGGAAATCCTGTTATCACAGGGTTATCAACAAGTAGGCAAAGATTTTCCTGTTTTTCTCAATCCTAAAACAAAAGAAGAATATGCACTGGCTCGAACAGAACGTAAATCCGGTAGCGGCTATAAAGGATTTATCTGTGATTTTTCACCGGAAATTACATTAGCGCAGGATCTGATTCGCCGAGACCTCACAATCAACGCAATGGCGCAAGATGCACAGGGCAATATCTACGATCCTTATCAAGGCAAAACAGATTTAGAGAACCGCATTTTACGCCATATCTCCCCTGCTTTTGCCGAAGATCCATTACGTGTTTTGCGTGTTGCGCGTTTTGCGGCTCGTTTTCATCATTTAGGTTTCCAAATTGCAAAGGAAACCTTTCAGCTAATGAAACAACTCACACAAAGCGGTGAACTGTCATATTTAACGGCGGAACGTGTTTGGCAAGAAACCGAGAAAGCCTTAACGGAAAAACACCCTGAAATTTATTTTGAGACACTACGTAAAATCGGCGCATTGAACGTGCTTTTTCCTGAGCTTGATGCGCTTTATGGTATCCCCAACCCTGTACAACATCATCCTGAAATTGATAGTTTTGTGCATACAATGTTGGTATTGCAACAAGCGGTTAAACTCACTCAAAATCAACCCAAACATTATCAAAGTGCGGTTCGTTTTTCAGCAGTTTGTCATGATCTCGGCAAAGCCCTTACGCCCAAAGAAATGCTTCCCCATCACTATGGACATGAAAAGGCAGGTATTAATCCTACCCGTGCATTCTGTAAACGTTTTAAAGTGCCCACCGATTATCAAGAACTCGCCGAACTGAGTTGTGAATATCACACACACATTCACAAAGCCTTTGAACTTCGCCCCGAAACCATCATAAAATTATTCAATCGTTTTGATGTTTGGCGTAAACCGCAACGTTTTCAAGCCTTTCTTCTGGTTTGTCTTGCCGATACCCGTGGAAGAACCGGTTTTGAAGAGCGGGAATATCCGCAAATTGACTATATCAATACGCTGTTAAATATTGCAGCCAATGTTGATGTTCAACAGGTAATTGCCGATGGATTTGAAAAAGAAGGGATTCGGGATGAACTCAATCGCCGTCGGATAAAAGCGGTTAAAGAGACTCAAAAAGCCTATCAACTCCCTTAA
- the lolB gene encoding lipoprotein insertase outer membrane protein LolB: MKSLKFLTALFITTTLAACTLDAERPTNVQYLEKTDAVWQQHLQKIEKIQQYRAKGQIGYISPKERFSSRFEWQYKNPKSYKLKLYSLISKSTLIIEMHQQGMTISDNNGNQQSARNAKLLLQEMLGMDVPLEHLAYWLKGQPTGSDYKVGLNHFLGAFSFPIENATWTADYLNYHAENAMPENILLKNKSTSQTLKIRVDEWAF; this comes from the coding sequence ATGAAATCACTTAAATTTTTGACCGCACTTTTTATCACCACAACGCTGGCGGCTTGTACATTAGATGCGGAGCGTCCGACAAACGTACAATATCTTGAGAAAACCGATGCCGTATGGCAGCAACATTTACAAAAAATCGAGAAAATTCAACAGTATCGAGCTAAAGGACAAATCGGCTATATTAGCCCGAAAGAACGCTTTTCCAGCCGTTTTGAATGGCAATATAAAAATCCTAAATCCTACAAACTGAAACTCTATTCTTTAATCAGTAAATCTACCCTAATAATCGAAATGCACCAACAGGGAATGACCATTTCGGATAACAACGGTAATCAACAATCCGCACGCAATGCAAAATTACTTTTGCAAGAAATGCTCGGAATGGACGTACCGTTAGAACACCTAGCCTACTGGTTAAAAGGTCAGCCTACCGGTTCAGATTACAAAGTAGGGTTAAATCACTTTCTCGGTGCTTTTAGTTTTCCGATTGAAAACGCGACTTGGACGGCTGATTATTTAAATTACCACGCAGAAAATGCGATGCCGGAAAATATCTTATTAAAAAATAAAAGCACTTCTCAAACCTTAAAAATCCGTGTGGATGAATGGGCTTTTTAA
- the ispE gene encoding 4-(cytidine 5'-diphospho)-2-C-methyl-D-erythritol kinase: MKTHQFSTALSSQLGKPNRFPSPAKLNLFLYINGKLPNGYHELQTLFQFLDFGDWLEIDVREQDNRILITPEIPNLKTEENLIYRAAKLLQEKANISKGANIHLEKILPIGGGVGGGSSNAATTLVALNHLWNADLSLIELTKLGLTLGADVPIFIHGHAAFAEGVGEKMTYCEPAEKWFVVLKPESAISTAAIFNDPNLPRNTPKHSLEELLDFPYKNDCEKVVINLYPDVEKALSWLLQYAPARLTGTGACVFAEFDHEADAQVCFQRKPPELFGFIAKGLNVSPLHQWLKQHNLSNSSTT, translated from the coding sequence ATGAAAACACATCAATTTTCTACCGCACTTTCATCACAACTTGGAAAGCCTAATCGCTTTCCAAGTCCGGCGAAACTGAATTTATTTCTTTATATTAACGGCAAATTGCCCAACGGTTATCACGAACTCCAAACACTTTTCCAATTTCTTGATTTCGGCGACTGGCTTGAAATTGATGTTCGTGAACAAGATAACCGAATTCTTATCACTCCCGAAATCCCAAATCTTAAAACCGAAGAGAATTTAATCTATCGTGCCGCAAAATTGTTACAAGAAAAAGCGAATATTTCAAAAGGTGCAAACATTCATTTGGAGAAAATCCTGCCGATAGGCGGCGGTGTGGGTGGCGGATCTTCTAACGCAGCAACAACATTGGTTGCCCTAAATCATCTTTGGAATGCCGATTTATCTCTCATTGAATTGACGAAACTGGGATTAACGCTCGGTGCGGACGTACCGATTTTTATACACGGACACGCTGCTTTCGCAGAAGGGGTGGGAGAAAAAATGACATATTGTGAGCCGGCTGAAAAATGGTTCGTTGTATTAAAGCCGGAAAGCGCAATTTCTACTGCCGCTATTTTTAATGATCCGAACTTACCACGTAACACACCAAAACATTCTTTAGAGGAACTACTTGATTTTCCTTATAAAAACGATTGTGAAAAAGTTGTGATAAATCTCTATCCGGACGTTGAAAAAGCCCTAAGCTGGTTGCTACAATACGCACCGGCAAGATTGACCGGAACCGGTGCCTGCGTATTCGCCGAATTTGATCATGAAGCCGACGCACAAGTATGCTTTCAACGAAAACCACCTGAGTTATTCGGTTTTATTGCGAAAGGACTCAATGTATCACCGTTACATCAATGGTTAAAACAACACAATCTTTCTAATTCATCTACAACCTAA
- a CDS encoding ribose-phosphate pyrophosphokinase, with amino-acid sequence MPDIKLFAGNATPELAKRISERLYISLGDATVGRFSDGEIQVQINENVRGADVFIIQSTCAPTNDNLMELIVMVDALRRASAGRITAVIPYFGYARQDRRVRSARVPITAKVVADMLSTVGIDRVLTCDLHAEQIQGFFDVPVDNVFGSPVLIHDILKKTDLENPIVVSPDIGGVVRARAVAKLLNDTDMAIIDKRRPHANVAQVMHIIGDVAGRDCILVDDMIDTGGTLCKAAEALKERGAKRVFAYATHAVFSGSAAKNLSSGAIDEIVVTDTIPLSSEIKSIGKVRVLTLSSMLAEAIRRISNEESISAMFS; translated from the coding sequence ATGCCAGACATTAAACTCTTTGCGGGTAATGCAACACCTGAACTTGCCAAACGTATTTCCGAACGTTTATACATTTCCCTTGGCGATGCGACAGTGGGTCGTTTCAGCGATGGTGAAATTCAAGTTCAAATTAATGAAAACGTGCGTGGTGCGGATGTTTTTATCATCCAATCAACTTGTGCCCCAACTAACGATAATTTAATGGAATTAATCGTGATGGTGGATGCCTTACGCCGTGCCTCCGCCGGTCGAATCACTGCCGTTATTCCTTATTTCGGTTATGCACGCCAAGATCGCCGCGTGCGTTCCGCCCGTGTGCCAATCACCGCTAAAGTCGTAGCGGATATGCTTTCCACCGTAGGTATCGACCGCGTATTAACTTGCGATTTACACGCAGAACAGATCCAAGGTTTCTTTGATGTACCGGTCGATAACGTGTTCGGTTCACCGGTATTAATTCACGACATTTTGAAAAAAACGGATCTTGAAAACCCAATCGTGGTTTCTCCGGATATCGGTGGTGTCGTACGCGCCCGCGCGGTCGCAAAACTGTTAAACGATACCGATATGGCGATTATTGACAAACGCCGCCCGCACGCGAATGTGGCACAAGTTATGCACATAATCGGTGATGTTGCAGGGCGTGATTGTATTCTTGTGGATGATATGATTGACACCGGCGGCACATTATGTAAAGCGGCGGAAGCACTAAAAGAACGCGGAGCCAAACGCGTATTTGCCTATGCGACTCACGCGGTATTTTCCGGTTCGGCTGCGAAAAATCTTTCAAGCGGTGCAATTGATGAAATCGTGGTAACCGACACAATCCCGCTTTCATCGGAAATAAAAAGTATCGGCAAAGTACGCGTTCTTACCCTCTCTTCTATGCTTGCTGAAGCGATCCGCCGTATCAGTAACGAAGAATCCATCTCAGCAATGTTTAGCTAA
- a CDS encoding FTR1 family protein: MLRIIRYTLLLIFFFSQPILAQDNYQQWVSDITARLDRTTALLQQNNPDDARTEVQMAYFEVFENLEGPIRINFSAQKSYQMEATFGEIRKMIGEGKPFDEIQAKIDGLKLALQQVLPALIDGHQLNADGQHNVYQNDQILPYWQQSFKTIDDLVAQAIETYERGDFAKAKQLFQQAQYDGYKNSEMEMAIRTNRSSEQSAAINQQFYHLIRLSEQADQMTEIAYQSTNLLQDIEDQLPNLPTTREEQNIQNDTTQSTEGSEQDWQKIADQVNQGIQQAIALYEKGEQKKAMLTTQDIYFDVFENSGMENKIGSRDSDFKAEIEGYFTRIVSLMKANQGDKLQAQAEGLAQNLAKAVNMLQGGEQSDWSLFLYSLLIILREGLEALLIVAAIIAYLVKNNHQDKLPTIRQSVYVALIASVVTAFIFQLIFENSGQHRELLEGFTMIIAVVMLFMMSYWLLSKVEAQNWKRYLEGKLSTALTAGSLAGLWLTSFLAVYREGAETVLFYYALAGDAKSAVGFIYLFAGFLVGALLLTICYFVMRYTVVKLPLKPFFMFTGIFMYVMAFVFAGKSVLELIEGKLFEPTLINNAPEISWLGIYPYVETLVPQVILIIAALFALVVMKYQSKKSV; this comes from the coding sequence ATGTTACGTATTATACGCTATACGTTACTGCTCATATTTTTCTTTTCTCAACCGATTTTGGCACAAGATAATTATCAACAATGGGTATCGGATATTACCGCCCGCCTAGACAGAACCACGGCACTACTTCAACAAAACAATCCTGATGATGCACGTACGGAAGTACAAATGGCATATTTTGAAGTATTTGAGAATTTGGAAGGACCGATTCGGATTAATTTCTCCGCTCAAAAAAGTTACCAAATGGAGGCAACCTTCGGTGAAATTCGCAAAATGATCGGCGAAGGCAAGCCCTTTGATGAAATTCAAGCTAAAATTGATGGACTAAAACTAGCGTTACAACAAGTGTTACCTGCTCTCATTGACGGACATCAACTCAATGCTGACGGACAACATAACGTATATCAGAACGATCAAATCCTACCCTATTGGCAACAAAGTTTTAAAACTATTGATGATTTAGTTGCTCAGGCAATTGAAACGTATGAACGAGGCGATTTTGCCAAGGCAAAACAATTATTTCAACAAGCTCAATACGATGGTTACAAAAATTCAGAAATGGAAATGGCGATTCGTACTAACCGTTCCTCCGAACAATCAGCCGCTATCAATCAACAATTCTATCATTTAATTCGCTTGAGCGAACAAGCCGATCAAATGACGGAAATTGCTTATCAGAGTACTAATCTTCTGCAAGATATTGAAGATCAGCTACCTAACCTGCCAACCACAAGAGAAGAGCAAAATATACAAAATGATACGACACAATCAACGGAAGGCTCGGAACAAGATTGGCAAAAAATTGCCGACCAAGTGAATCAAGGTATTCAACAAGCCATCGCACTTTATGAAAAAGGCGAACAGAAAAAAGCGATGCTTACTACACAAGACATCTATTTTGATGTGTTTGAAAACAGTGGAATGGAAAATAAAATCGGTTCCCGAGACAGTGATTTCAAAGCTGAAATCGAAGGCTATTTCACGCGAATAGTCAGCCTAATGAAAGCAAATCAAGGTGATAAATTACAGGCACAAGCGGAAGGCTTAGCCCAAAACTTAGCAAAAGCCGTCAATATGTTACAGGGTGGGGAACAAAGCGATTGGTCGCTATTCCTATATAGCTTATTGATTATCTTACGTGAAGGTTTGGAAGCCCTGTTAATTGTTGCCGCCATTATCGCCTACTTGGTAAAAAACAATCATCAAGACAAACTGCCGACTATTCGCCAATCCGTTTATGTAGCGCTTATCGCCAGTGTCGTCACGGCATTTATCTTCCAACTTATCTTTGAAAATTCCGGTCAACATCGTGAATTATTGGAAGGTTTCACCATGATTATTGCCGTTGTTATGCTTTTTATGATGAGTTACTGGCTTCTTTCGAAAGTGGAAGCGCAAAACTGGAAACGTTATTTGGAAGGTAAACTTTCCACCGCATTAACGGCAGGATCTTTAGCCGGATTATGGCTTACCAGCTTTTTAGCGGTTTATCGTGAAGGTGCAGAAACCGTCCTGTTTTACTATGCCCTTGCCGGTGATGCCAAAAGTGCGGTCGGTTTCATCTATCTTTTCGCCGGTTTCCTTGTAGGCGCATTGCTACTGACAATTTGTTACTTCGTTATGCGCTACACAGTAGTGAAACTCCCCCTTAAACCTTTCTTTATGTTCACAGGCATATTTATGTATGTGATGGCATTCGTGTTTGCCGGTAAATCGGTATTAGAACTGATTGAAGGCAAATTATTCGAGCCTACACTTATTAACAATGCACCGGAAATTTCGTGGCTGGGCATCTACCCTTATGTCGAAACCTTAGTTCCGCAAGTTATTTTAATCATCGCTGCACTTTTTGCCTTAGTAGTAATGAAATATCAAAGTAAAAAGTCAGTATAA
- a CDS encoding iron transporter — MKKALIATALSAGLFAASAQAFTEYPIGEAVTMNGMEIAAVYLKPIDMEPRGMGLPAAKSDIHLEADIHSVKGNKNGFGDGEWMPYLTINYTLVNTDTGEKQEGTFMPMVAGDGPHYGANVKMMGVGNYKLTYHIDPPSKAGMHRHTDEETGVGRWWKPFDVNYEFKFTGLK, encoded by the coding sequence ATGAAAAAAGCACTCATTGCGACCGCACTTAGCGCAGGTTTATTCGCTGCAAGCGCTCAAGCATTTACTGAATACCCAATCGGTGAAGCCGTTACGATGAACGGTATGGAAATCGCTGCCGTTTATTTAAAACCGATCGATATGGAACCACGCGGTATGGGCTTACCCGCAGCGAAATCCGACATTCATTTAGAAGCGGATATCCATTCGGTGAAAGGCAATAAAAACGGATTTGGTGACGGCGAATGGATGCCGTATCTCACCATTAACTATACTTTAGTCAATACCGATACCGGCGAAAAACAAGAAGGTACCTTTATGCCGATGGTTGCCGGCGATGGCCCTCACTATGGCGCAAACGTGAAAATGATGGGCGTGGGTAACTATAAATTAACTTATCATATTGATCCGCCGTCAAAAGCAGGTATGCACCGTCATACCGATGAAGAAACCGGTGTAGGTCGTTGGTGGAAACCTTTTGATGTAAATTATGAATTTAAATTTACCGGATTGAAATAA
- a CDS encoding Fe-S-containing protein, with product MTYFFVFLLQSLLPISLLLGASWAIKQNVISPKRLIWLSLLGLGCGILLRLNLPTGQIPNLILTIGFLIAFLLFALSQWISSTAITAFWQFTLMLIAGAIWAKDPNITVLTNTDIINTDFILNLSAVIFGVILCFAVSVWNFLLLKQQKTEKKSTALFALNFLLWFALVIPLSGELLLILMKLQIVELTKERLSFAAKSGNLTTWLNVICVIIMLVTLVIFTFKTHFTRKAQAKSVSDPIEKRKKLALVQTSKRIISWGLFAAILIATSQLYWQQVASRPPQLSEAIPVKLDQAQQVHIPIEQVKDGKLHRFVWIADDGKAVRFFIINRQPNKLSLAAVFDACLLCGDQGYVMQGNQVVCVGCGVHMFIPSIGKPGGCNPVPIEDWQQTENEIVIKRTSLEDGLNLFSTIVEIEVQDPISGAKLKNTQTEHKYSYENHTYFFENEKNLELFRDDPEKYLGNKNGKEE from the coding sequence ATGACCTACTTTTTCGTCTTTCTACTACAATCCTTATTGCCGATTTCTCTTTTACTCGGAGCGTCTTGGGCAATAAAACAAAATGTGATTTCCCCAAAACGTCTCATTTGGTTGAGCCTTTTAGGATTGGGCTGCGGCATTTTGCTACGCCTTAATTTGCCCACCGGACAAATACCAAATCTAATCCTCACCATCGGCTTTTTAATTGCCTTCTTACTTTTTGCGCTAAGTCAATGGATAAGCTCCACCGCAATTACCGCCTTTTGGCAATTTACCTTAATGCTCATTGCCGGCGCAATTTGGGCGAAAGATCCCAACATTACTGTTCTCACAAACACTGATATCATTAATACCGATTTTATTTTGAATCTAAGTGCGGTCATTTTCGGCGTGATTTTATGTTTTGCCGTCTCTGTGTGGAACTTCCTCTTACTCAAACAACAAAAAACAGAGAAAAAATCCACCGCACTTTTCGCCCTTAATTTTCTGCTTTGGTTCGCCTTAGTGATTCCATTATCGGGAGAATTACTGCTCATTTTGATGAAATTACAGATTGTTGAACTCACTAAAGAGCGGCTAAGTTTTGCGGCAAAATCAGGCAACCTGACAACTTGGTTAAATGTAATCTGCGTAATAATAATGCTTGTTACCTTAGTAATATTTACATTTAAAACACATTTTACACGCAAGGCACAAGCTAAGTCCGTATCGGATCCGATTGAAAAACGTAAAAAATTGGCTTTAGTGCAAACTTCAAAACGAATTATTTCTTGGGGATTATTTGCCGCTATTTTAATTGCGACAAGCCAACTTTATTGGCAACAGGTGGCTTCTCGTCCACCGCAACTTTCCGAAGCAATCCCCGTAAAGCTTGATCAAGCACAGCAAGTACATATTCCGATTGAACAAGTAAAAGACGGTAAACTTCACCGCTTTGTATGGATTGCAGATGATGGAAAAGCCGTGCGGTTTTTTATTATTAATCGTCAGCCGAACAAACTCAGCCTTGCCGCCGTATTTGACGCTTGCTTATTATGCGGTGACCAAGGCTACGTGATGCAAGGCAATCAGGTTGTGTGCGTAGGTTGCGGCGTGCATATGTTTATTCCGTCTATCGGTAAACCGGGCGGGTGTAATCCTGTTCCGATTGAAGATTGGCAACAAACGGAAAATGAAATTGTCATCAAACGCACTTCATTGGAAGACGGGCTAAATTTATTCAGTACCATTGTGGAAATTGAGGTGCAAGATCCAATTAGCGGTGCAAAATTAAAAAATACTCAAACGGAACATAAATATAGTTATGAAAATCATACTTACTTCTTTGAAAATGAAAAAAATCTTGAGTTGTTCCGCGATGATCCTGAAAAATATTTAGGCAACAAAAATGGAAAAGAGGAATAA
- a CDS encoding ABC transporter permease codes for MLTRMLFQSWRFGIKRKLLAIITLFLAAGLVSALLAVSIDIGDKMAKELKSYGANILIEPASNAALPNEFNTGTTLASQDFIDEKELPNIKDIFWRNNIVGFAPQLSAMVNAEKTSEKSTALFERVSILGTFFDHNIAIPDEEDYHTGQRIISPYWQVQGNWVDDAEDNFGGQVPVLIGVQLSERYGWKIGDSLNLSYQENDFNRQSAVKIQGILTTGGAEDNQIVMPLSAAQTLLGLEGKIQSVKVSALTVPENSLSRKARANTDALDAEEYDRWYCTAYVSSISHQLEEAVSGAIVRPIWQVAASEGVVIGKIQLLLAVVTIAALVAAAMGIASLMSSSIIERAKEIGLMKALGAYQWQIVLLFYCEAILSALIGGSLGCIAGWGLAKFIGSALFGAPLDFAWIVIPCVLVLSILIALIGTWFPAHRIAKLYPIEVLYGRQ; via the coding sequence ATGTTAACCAGAATGTTATTTCAATCTTGGCGTTTTGGCATTAAGCGTAAATTATTAGCCATTATCACCCTGTTTTTAGCTGCCGGTTTAGTATCGGCACTGCTTGCGGTATCTATTGATATCGGCGATAAAATGGCAAAAGAGTTGAAATCTTACGGTGCGAATATTTTGATCGAACCGGCAAGCAATGCGGCACTACCGAATGAATTTAATACCGGCACGACACTTGCAAGCCAAGATTTTATTGATGAAAAAGAGCTGCCGAATATCAAAGATATTTTTTGGCGCAATAATATCGTGGGCTTTGCTCCGCAATTAAGCGCGATGGTGAACGCAGAAAAAACATCGGAAAAATCAACCGCACTTTTTGAACGCGTATCTATTCTTGGTACGTTTTTCGATCACAACATTGCCATTCCTGATGAAGAAGATTATCACACCGGACAACGTATTATCAGCCCTTATTGGCAAGTGCAGGGTAATTGGGTAGATGATGCCGAAGATAATTTCGGCGGGCAAGTTCCCGTGCTTATCGGTGTACAACTTTCCGAACGCTACGGCTGGAAAATTGGCGATTCGTTGAATTTGAGTTATCAAGAAAATGATTTTAACCGCCAAAGTGCGGTTAAAATTCAGGGTATTTTAACTACCGGCGGAGCGGAAGATAATCAAATCGTGATGCCGTTGAGTGCTGCACAAACTCTACTCGGTTTAGAAGGCAAAATACAATCGGTAAAAGTCTCTGCACTTACAGTGCCGGAAAATTCACTCTCACGTAAAGCGCGGGCAAATACGGATGCTTTGGATGCGGAAGAATATGATCGTTGGTATTGCACCGCTTACGTCTCTTCGATTTCTCACCAATTAGAGGAAGCGGTTTCCGGTGCGATCGTTCGCCCGATTTGGCAGGTTGCGGCATCAGAAGGTGTCGTTATCGGCAAAATTCAATTATTGCTTGCTGTAGTCACTATCGCGGCTTTAGTTGCCGCCGCAATGGGTATAGCTTCATTAATGAGTTCCTCAATTATTGAACGGGCAAAAGAAATCGGCTTAATGAAAGCCTTGGGAGCATACCAATGGCAAATTGTCTTACTATTTTATTGCGAGGCAATTCTCAGTGCTCTTATCGGTGGTTCACTCGGTTGTATTGCCGGCTGGGGATTGGCAAAATTTATCGGCTCCGCATTGTTCGGCGCACCACTTGATTTTGCTTGGATCGTTATTCCCTGCGTATTGGTACTTTCCATTTTAATTGCACTGATTGGCACTTGGTTTCCGGCACATCGCATTGCCAAACTCTACCCGATTGAGGTACTTTATGGCAGACAATAG